The following proteins are co-located in the Eleginops maclovinus isolate JMC-PN-2008 ecotype Puerto Natales chromosome 23, JC_Emac_rtc_rv5, whole genome shotgun sequence genome:
- the ndufa1 gene encoding LOW QUALITY PROTEIN: NADH dehydrogenase [ubiquinone] 1 alpha subcomplex subunit 1 (The sequence of the model RefSeq protein was modified relative to this genomic sequence to represent the inferred CDS: substituted 1 base at 1 genomic stop codon) — protein sequence MWYEILPGLAVMTVCLIIPGVATAQIHKFTNGGKXGEKRIARYPWQWYLMERDKRVSKTGNYFDSKGLENIH from the exons ATGTGGTATGAAATCCTGCCAGGCTTGGCGGTCATGACGGTGTGTTTGATCATTCCCGGGGTCGCCACCGCTCAGATACACAAGTTTACAAACGGAGGAAAGTGAGGA GAAAAGAGAATTGCTCGGTATCCCTGGCAGTGGTATCTGATGGAGAGAGACAAGCGAGTGTCAAAAACTGGAAACTACTTTGATTCCAAG GGACTCGAGAACATCCACTGA
- the nkap gene encoding NF-kappa-B-activating protein: MPHSDRSSSDGGAEPRSPRARRPRTRSRSRHRSGSRERSLSPYSFGPKLPKPRNREKEHEERDRRFREARNIRRIRIGSRSRSRSRERHNNPNTINVSHGSHWSEPREAPGKHGSFKEDYYYEEQRDDAQRQRQEAFIARRLQERERIGELGCPEVWGYSPRVKEPDSDEFTPVEDEKNSSSESSSEDDKKKKKKKKKSKKKKNKKHSEDSEMESDSDEEIKKKKKKSKKSKKSKKSKKKKEKKKSRKESSHSGSEESEEGEEEEEDPDRVMWVEKTCIDEHMVGPEAPLTQLEQDDRPLDFGHALLPGEGAAMAEYVKAGKRIPRRGEIGLTSCEIADFEKSGYVMSGSRHRRMEAVRLRKENQIYSADEKRALASFNQEERRKRESKILSSFREMVYRKTKGKEEK; the protein is encoded by the exons ATGCCCCACTCGGACCGGTCGAGCTCCGACGGTGGCGCGGAGCCTCGCAGTCCCCGGGCCCGGAGACCGCGGACTAGGTCCCGGAGCCGACACCGCAGCGGCAGCCGAGAGAGGAGCCTGTCTCCGTACAGCTTCGGACCGAAGCTGCCGAAGCCCAGGAACCGGGAGAAAGAACACGAAGAGCGGGACCGCCGCTTCCGAGAGGCGAGAAACATCAGGAGGATCCGCATAGGGAGCCGGAGCAGGTCCCGGTCCAGGGAGCGACACAACAACCCGAACACCATCAACGTCAGCCACGGCAGCCACTGGTCCGAGCCGAGGGAAGCACCGGGGAAACACGGCAGCTTCAAAGAGGACTATTACTACGAGGAGCAGAGGGACGACGcgcagagacagagacaagagGCCTTTATAGCCAG GCGTctgcaagagagagagaggatcgGTGAGTTAGGTTGTCCTGAAGTTTGGGGATATTCACCAAGAGTAAAAGAGCCAGA CTCTGATGAATTCACTCCAGTCGAAGATGAGAAAAACAGCAGTTCAGAATCAAGCTCAGAAG AcgataagaaaaagaaaaaaaagaagaagaaatccaagaaaaagaagaacaaaaagcaCTCAGAAGACAGCGAGATGGAGTCAGATTCAGATG aagaaataaagaagaagaaaaagaagagcaaGAAAAGCAAGAA GTCGAAGAAGTccaagaaaaagaaggagaagaagaagagccgCAAGGAGTCCAGCCACTCCGGCAGTGAGGAGTCAGAagaaggggaggaagaagaggaggatccCGACAGGGTGATGTGGGTTGAGAAAACCTGCATCGACGAACACATGGTTGGCCCCGAAGCTCCCCTCACTCAGCTGGAGCAGGATGACAGACCTTTAGA TTTTGGTCATGCGCTGTTGCCGGGTGAAGGTGCTGCGATGGCAGAGTACGTGAAAGCAGGCAAACGTATCCCGAGAAGAGGAGAGATCGGTCTCACCAGCTGCGAGATCGCAGATTTTGAGAAGTCTGGCTACGTGATGAGTGGCAGCAG ACATCGTCGTATGGAGGCTGTGCGTCTGAGAAAGGAAAACCAGATCTACAGTGCCGATGAGAAGCGAGCGCTGGCGTCCTTTAaccaggaggagaggaggaagagggagtcCAAGATCCTGTCCAGCTTCAGGGAGATGGTGTATAGGAAGACCAAAGGCAAGGAGGAGAAGTGA
- the zbtb33 gene encoding transcriptional regulator Kaiso isoform X1: protein MTSTAERNVTPPVKHKVEEALAMEYFFTDLTDTATCLICNQKVIFKDVNMKRHYLAKHAWEYDKYKGRTRKSMSDKLHAEFKRNVGVSADLDLQQEPRPAMPSLKLISATDTQYSATVLKSMNEQRNHGLFCDVTIIIQDKKFRAHKTILSASSTYFHQLFSVAGQVIELNFIKADIFEQILNYIYSSKIVRVRSDMLEDLISAGNILGVKFIANLGSPLSQVKGLPGLSKETGNKSDTPSESMPIITESFSISSEEFNQTSKSGGNDSDSDGDVMFVSETDAQTRAANQKANSEVIDLEAADSGKAASKPNEESNQAVAKLKEKATAVKINDAKPLSISCPSPTFPVISPLRSPDSSSNSSSNSSSNSSSTSSSISSSSPARLFSGSAPMTPARSSFIPEPTSASQSSESSEIIGVQKKHVSASTQQGDFKIKIVDVSDGKSNQTNSSNTAVAAKKTVTLNMATEIDSISSGCKVYANIGENTYDIVPLKEDPGEGGSKVNKGKRALMATPLKTFDQTPISPKSGPNKKKSKTELEDHYELIMDGKTFYVCIVCKRPYVCLTSLRRHFNTHSWEKKYPCHYCNKVFALAEYRTKHEIHHTGERRYQCLMCNDMFMNYQLLSTHCKQAHNQDPSGRKEKDETDNNLYRLLPCKTVQMKAYSWSNDGQEGVPVISEDGSVHHITSVGEDVHASTQSRMLNWDDIFIEPDTRMPPDARAPPGSAVNSPPPGATEFDFVIPERY, encoded by the exons ATGACTTCTACTGCGGAAAGAAACGTGACTCCTCCGGTGAAACATAAAGTTGAAGAAGCACTGGCCATGGAGTACTTCTTCACGGATTTGACAGACACTGCAACGTGCCTCATCTGCAATCAGAAGGTGATATTTAAGGACGTTAACATGAAGCGGCATTACTTAGCCAAACACGCTTGGGAGTATGATAAATACAAGGGAAGGACGAGGAAGAGCATGTCGGACAAGCTTCATGCAGAATTTAAACGCAACGTGGGGGTTTCTGCAGATCTCGACCTCCAACAGGAACCTAGACCAG CCATGCCAAGTCTTAAGCTGATATCTGCAACGGACACACAGTATTCAGCAACTGTGCTGAAGTCGATGAATGAGCAACGAAACCATGGATTATTTTGCGATGTCACCATTATCATACAGGACAAGAAGTTCAGAGCTCACAAAACAATCCTGTCTGCTTCCAGTACGTACTTCCACCAGCTCTTCAGTGTCGCTGGACAAGTGATCGAGTTAAACTTCATCAAAGCGGATATCTTTGAACAGATTCTCAATTACATTTACAGCTCCAAGATTGTCCGTGTCCGCTCCGACATGCTGGAGGATCTCATCAGTGCTGGAAACATTTTGGGAGTCAAGTTTATTGCAAACTTGGGGTCCCCTTTATCACAAGTTAAGGGTCTTCCTGGTTTGTCTAAGGAAACGGGGAACAAGAGTGACACACCTTCAGAGTCGATGCCCATCATTACAGAGTCTTTCTCCATATCTTCAGAGGAATTCAACCAGACGAGCAAGTCAGGGGGTAACGACTCGGACTCGGACGGAGATGTTATGTTTGTCTCAGAAACGGATGCTCAAACCagagcagccaatcagaaagcCAACTCAGAGGTCATTGATTTGGAAGCAGCAGATTCAGGAAAAGCAGCATCAAAGCCAAATGAGGAATCAAATCAGGCTGTTGCAAAACTGAAAGAGAAAGCCACAGCTGTTAAAATCAATGATGCAAAGCCTCTCAGCATCAGTTGTCCATCACCCACTTTTCCTGTCATCAGCCCTCTGCGCAGTCCAGACAGCAGCTCCAACAGCAGCTCTAACAGCAGCTCCAACAGcagctccaccagcagctccatCAGCTCATCCTCCCCTGCCAGACTTTTCTCAGGAAGTGCTCCCATGACGCCCGCCAGGTCAAGCTTCATCCCTGAGCCAACGAGTGCCTCCCAGTCCTCTGAAAGCAGTGAAATAATAGGCGTCCAAAAAAAGCACGTTTCTGCTTCAACACAGCAAggggatttcaaaataaagattgTAGACGTGTCTGATGGCAAGTCAAATCAAACCAACAGCTCTAATACAGCTGTAGCCGCCAAAAAGACAGTGACGCTCAACATGGCCACTGAGATTGATTCAATTTCATCCGGGTGTAAAGTCTATGCCAATATTGGAGAAAATACTTACGATATTGTCCCATTGAAGGAGGATCCAGGTGAAGGAGGCTCTAAAGTTAATAAAGGGAAGAGAGCATTGATGGCAACGCCTTTGAAAACCTTTGATCAAACACCTATTTCACCCAAATCCGGCCCCAACAAGAAGAAATCCAAGACAGAGCTGGAGGATCACTATGAGCTGATCATGGATGGGAAGACTTTTTACGTTTGCATTGTCTGCAAGCGGCCATACGTGTGTCTGACGAGTCTCCGCCGTCACTTCAACACCCACTCGTGGGAAAAGAAGTACCCGTGCCACTACTGCAACAAGGTCTTTGCATTGGCCGAGTACAGAACTAAACATGAAATCCACCACACAGGAGAGCGCAGGTACCAGTGCCTGATGTGCAACGACATGTTCATGAACTACCAGTTACTGTCCACCCACTGCAAGCAAGCGCACAACCAGGATCCCAGCGGCAGGAAGGAGAAAGACGAGACGGACAACAACTTGTATCGCCTCCTGCCATGTAAGACGGTGCAGATGAAGGCGTACTCGTGGAGTAACGACGGCCAGGAAGGAGTCCCGGTCATATCGGAGGACGGCAGTGTGCATCACATCACCAGCGTCGGCGAGGACGTGCACGCCTCCACACAGAGCAGGATGTTGAACTGGGACGACATCTTTATCGAGCCCGACACTCGCATGCCGCCCGATGCTCGCGCCCCCCCGGGCTCAGCCGTGAACTCTCCTCCACCGGGAGCCACGGAGTTTGACTTTGTTATACCAGAGCGCTACTGA
- the zbtb33 gene encoding transcriptional regulator Kaiso isoform X2, producing the protein MPSLKLISATDTQYSATVLKSMNEQRNHGLFCDVTIIIQDKKFRAHKTILSASSTYFHQLFSVAGQVIELNFIKADIFEQILNYIYSSKIVRVRSDMLEDLISAGNILGVKFIANLGSPLSQVKGLPGLSKETGNKSDTPSESMPIITESFSISSEEFNQTSKSGGNDSDSDGDVMFVSETDAQTRAANQKANSEVIDLEAADSGKAASKPNEESNQAVAKLKEKATAVKINDAKPLSISCPSPTFPVISPLRSPDSSSNSSSNSSSNSSSTSSSISSSSPARLFSGSAPMTPARSSFIPEPTSASQSSESSEIIGVQKKHVSASTQQGDFKIKIVDVSDGKSNQTNSSNTAVAAKKTVTLNMATEIDSISSGCKVYANIGENTYDIVPLKEDPGEGGSKVNKGKRALMATPLKTFDQTPISPKSGPNKKKSKTELEDHYELIMDGKTFYVCIVCKRPYVCLTSLRRHFNTHSWEKKYPCHYCNKVFALAEYRTKHEIHHTGERRYQCLMCNDMFMNYQLLSTHCKQAHNQDPSGRKEKDETDNNLYRLLPCKTVQMKAYSWSNDGQEGVPVISEDGSVHHITSVGEDVHASTQSRMLNWDDIFIEPDTRMPPDARAPPGSAVNSPPPGATEFDFVIPERY; encoded by the coding sequence ATGCCAAGTCTTAAGCTGATATCTGCAACGGACACACAGTATTCAGCAACTGTGCTGAAGTCGATGAATGAGCAACGAAACCATGGATTATTTTGCGATGTCACCATTATCATACAGGACAAGAAGTTCAGAGCTCACAAAACAATCCTGTCTGCTTCCAGTACGTACTTCCACCAGCTCTTCAGTGTCGCTGGACAAGTGATCGAGTTAAACTTCATCAAAGCGGATATCTTTGAACAGATTCTCAATTACATTTACAGCTCCAAGATTGTCCGTGTCCGCTCCGACATGCTGGAGGATCTCATCAGTGCTGGAAACATTTTGGGAGTCAAGTTTATTGCAAACTTGGGGTCCCCTTTATCACAAGTTAAGGGTCTTCCTGGTTTGTCTAAGGAAACGGGGAACAAGAGTGACACACCTTCAGAGTCGATGCCCATCATTACAGAGTCTTTCTCCATATCTTCAGAGGAATTCAACCAGACGAGCAAGTCAGGGGGTAACGACTCGGACTCGGACGGAGATGTTATGTTTGTCTCAGAAACGGATGCTCAAACCagagcagccaatcagaaagcCAACTCAGAGGTCATTGATTTGGAAGCAGCAGATTCAGGAAAAGCAGCATCAAAGCCAAATGAGGAATCAAATCAGGCTGTTGCAAAACTGAAAGAGAAAGCCACAGCTGTTAAAATCAATGATGCAAAGCCTCTCAGCATCAGTTGTCCATCACCCACTTTTCCTGTCATCAGCCCTCTGCGCAGTCCAGACAGCAGCTCCAACAGCAGCTCTAACAGCAGCTCCAACAGcagctccaccagcagctccatCAGCTCATCCTCCCCTGCCAGACTTTTCTCAGGAAGTGCTCCCATGACGCCCGCCAGGTCAAGCTTCATCCCTGAGCCAACGAGTGCCTCCCAGTCCTCTGAAAGCAGTGAAATAATAGGCGTCCAAAAAAAGCACGTTTCTGCTTCAACACAGCAAggggatttcaaaataaagattgTAGACGTGTCTGATGGCAAGTCAAATCAAACCAACAGCTCTAATACAGCTGTAGCCGCCAAAAAGACAGTGACGCTCAACATGGCCACTGAGATTGATTCAATTTCATCCGGGTGTAAAGTCTATGCCAATATTGGAGAAAATACTTACGATATTGTCCCATTGAAGGAGGATCCAGGTGAAGGAGGCTCTAAAGTTAATAAAGGGAAGAGAGCATTGATGGCAACGCCTTTGAAAACCTTTGATCAAACACCTATTTCACCCAAATCCGGCCCCAACAAGAAGAAATCCAAGACAGAGCTGGAGGATCACTATGAGCTGATCATGGATGGGAAGACTTTTTACGTTTGCATTGTCTGCAAGCGGCCATACGTGTGTCTGACGAGTCTCCGCCGTCACTTCAACACCCACTCGTGGGAAAAGAAGTACCCGTGCCACTACTGCAACAAGGTCTTTGCATTGGCCGAGTACAGAACTAAACATGAAATCCACCACACAGGAGAGCGCAGGTACCAGTGCCTGATGTGCAACGACATGTTCATGAACTACCAGTTACTGTCCACCCACTGCAAGCAAGCGCACAACCAGGATCCCAGCGGCAGGAAGGAGAAAGACGAGACGGACAACAACTTGTATCGCCTCCTGCCATGTAAGACGGTGCAGATGAAGGCGTACTCGTGGAGTAACGACGGCCAGGAAGGAGTCCCGGTCATATCGGAGGACGGCAGTGTGCATCACATCACCAGCGTCGGCGAGGACGTGCACGCCTCCACACAGAGCAGGATGTTGAACTGGGACGACATCTTTATCGAGCCCGACACTCGCATGCCGCCCGATGCTCGCGCCCCCCCGGGCTCAGCCGTGAACTCTCCTCCACCGGGAGCCACGGAGTTTGACTTTGTTATACCAGAGCGCTACTGA